From one Phocaeicola salanitronis DSM 18170 genomic stretch:
- a CDS encoding family 43 glycosylhydrolase: MLGSNIPLQAQLPPSDILNEDRTTIRLLEGDNPDPSIIRYGNKYYMIHSSFVYTPGLVVYESDNLVDWHPCSIALPEYNGEIWAPDLCVYKDRFYIYLPTRDAQKKKTNMVIWADSPEGPWSKPVDLKIGEIDPEHVTDADGKRYLLLSSGTLHPLSEDGTRITGDPIHIYDEWPIPEEWDIEGVSLEGINIKKVGEYYYLFAAEGGTAGPPTSHMVVQARSKSIMGPWENAPENPLLRTRSRQEKWWSKGHGSIVDTPDGRLFMLFHAYENGFQTLGRQTLIRELVLGEDGWLHLKEGGISLPAPQRLKETRMNDLVWQTYQEHAITDRFSFFPEEDKILIKGKGNNPQEGSPLLARTSAHRYEVEACFELKSPDASAGLVAYYNEDYHFGFGFNREQILRYRRGQVSRSKSLYPEANKQGKLWLKMRNDEHVLSAWYSADGKEWHKYPWAFEISGAHHNILYGFLFVRPAIYAGGGEVEVTHFVLRNLDEMD, encoded by the coding sequence ATGCTGGGAAGCAACATACCGCTTCAGGCACAACTTCCTCCTTCTGATATCCTGAATGAAGACCGTACTACTATCCGTTTGTTGGAAGGAGACAATCCCGACCCCTCCATCATCCGTTATGGAAACAAGTATTACATGATTCATTCCTCGTTTGTCTATACGCCGGGGCTCGTCGTGTATGAGTCGGACAATCTGGTCGACTGGCATCCGTGCTCCATAGCCTTGCCCGAATACAACGGCGAGATTTGGGCGCCCGACTTGTGTGTGTATAAAGACCGTTTCTATATTTATCTGCCTACACGTGACGCGCAGAAGAAGAAAACGAATATGGTGATTTGGGCAGACAGTCCTGAAGGTCCTTGGAGCAAGCCGGTAGACCTGAAAATCGGGGAGATAGATCCCGAACATGTCACCGATGCCGACGGGAAACGTTACTTGTTGCTTAGCTCAGGAACGCTTCATCCGCTTTCGGAAGACGGCACACGGATTACGGGCGACCCGATTCACATTTATGACGAATGGCCTATCCCTGAAGAATGGGACATCGAAGGCGTTTCGCTGGAAGGCATCAACATCAAGAAAGTAGGCGAGTATTATTATCTTTTTGCTGCCGAAGGGGGTACCGCCGGACCTCCTACCAGCCACATGGTGGTGCAGGCACGTAGCAAGAGCATCATGGGACCGTGGGAGAATGCGCCTGAGAATCCCTTGCTCCGCACGCGTTCGCGTCAGGAAAAATGGTGGAGCAAAGGACATGGCTCTATTGTAGATACGCCCGACGGACGCTTGTTTATGCTTTTCCATGCATACGAAAACGGTTTCCAGACCTTGGGACGGCAGACGTTGATACGCGAACTGGTTCTGGGTGAAGACGGTTGGCTGCATTTGAAGGAAGGGGGCATTTCCCTGCCAGCCCCCCAACGGCTGAAGGAAACACGGATGAATGACCTGGTATGGCAGACCTATCAGGAGCATGCTATCACCGACCGGTTCAGTTTCTTCCCCGAAGAAGACAAAATCCTTATTAAAGGCAAGGGAAATAATCCGCAAGAAGGCTCGCCTTTGTTGGCTCGTACCAGTGCGCACCGCTACGAAGTGGAGGCTTGTTTTGAGTTGAAAAGTCCGGATGCATCGGCAGGGCTGGTGGCTTATTACAACGAAGATTATCACTTCGGGTTTGGGTTTAACCGGGAGCAGATTCTCCGGTATCGCCGCGGTCAGGTGAGCCGGAGTAAGTCGTTGTATCCCGAAGCCAACAAGCAGGGCAAGCTATGGCTGAAGATGCGCAACGACGAGCATGTACTTTCGGCTTGGTATAGTGCCGACGGGAAAGAGTGGCATAAGTATCCATGGGCATTCGAAATCAGTGGCGCCCACCACAATATCCTGTATGGTTTCCTTTTCGTACGCCCTGCCATTTATGCAGGAGGAGGCGAAGTGGAAGTGACTCATTTCGTTTTGCGCAATCTGGACGAGATGGATTGA
- a CDS encoding putative transporter: MEWLYNLFFEQTALQAVIIISLIISTGLALGKIHICGISLGVTFVFFMGIFAGHLGFAIDPQMLNYAESFGLVLFVYALGLQVGPGFFSSLRQGGCRLNLLGLGVIALGTLMAVALTAFTPIPMSDMVGILCGATTNTPALGAAQQTLKQLGEPTSGAALSCAVTYPLGVIGVILAIIAVKKLFVRPSDMEEHPHDDPNHTYIATFQVHNPAIFGKTIHELVHMGYSKFVISRLWRNGQVCIPTSDKTLEENDRLLVVTTEKDVAALTILFGEQEQKDWNKEDIDWNAIDSQLISKHIVISRPEINGKKLGSLRLRNIYGINISRVLRSGVQLLATPELVLQLGDRLTVVGEAAAIKNVEKVLGNTVKTLKDPNLASIFIGIVLGLVVGSIPIAIPGISSPVKLGLAGGPIIAGILIGSYGPRLHMLTYTTRSASLMLRGIGLSLYLACLGLDAGAHFFETVMRPEGALWVGIGFIITFVPVVIMALVALRCFHVDFGNTCGMLCGSMANPMALNYANDIIPNDNPAVSYATVYPLGMFTRVIIAQLILILFL, encoded by the coding sequence ATGGAATGGTTATATAATTTGTTTTTTGAGCAAACCGCCCTGCAGGCGGTCATTATCATTTCCCTTATCATCTCTACGGGACTTGCTTTAGGGAAAATACACATCTGCGGCATCTCGCTGGGCGTGACATTCGTATTCTTCATGGGCATTTTTGCCGGGCATTTAGGCTTTGCCATCGACCCGCAAATGCTGAACTATGCCGAAAGCTTCGGGCTGGTGTTGTTCGTCTATGCCTTAGGTTTACAGGTAGGTCCGGGTTTCTTCAGTTCCCTCCGTCAAGGGGGATGCCGATTGAACCTGTTAGGGCTGGGAGTCATCGCTTTAGGTACGCTCATGGCGGTGGCACTAACCGCCTTCACCCCTATCCCCATGTCCGACATGGTAGGCATCCTGTGCGGAGCCACCACCAACACGCCGGCACTTGGGGCTGCCCAGCAGACCTTGAAACAACTGGGCGAGCCTACCAGCGGAGCCGCACTGAGCTGCGCGGTCACCTATCCGCTGGGTGTAATAGGAGTCATCTTAGCCATTATTGCGGTTAAAAAGCTATTTGTCCGCCCGTCGGATATGGAAGAACACCCGCACGATGACCCCAATCATACGTACATCGCCACGTTCCAAGTGCATAACCCAGCCATATTCGGCAAGACCATCCACGAGTTAGTCCACATGGGGTACAGCAAATTCGTCATTTCCCGCTTGTGGAGAAACGGACAAGTATGCATCCCTACCTCTGATAAAACGCTGGAAGAGAACGACCGCTTGCTGGTAGTCACCACCGAAAAAGACGTGGCGGCACTCACCATCCTGTTCGGAGAGCAAGAACAGAAAGACTGGAACAAGGAAGACATCGACTGGAATGCCATCGATAGCCAGCTTATCTCGAAGCATATCGTTATTTCCCGTCCCGAAATAAACGGGAAAAAGCTGGGTTCGCTCCGCCTGCGCAACATTTACGGCATCAACATCAGCCGGGTATTGCGAAGCGGAGTGCAATTGCTCGCCACTCCCGAACTGGTACTCCAGCTGGGAGACCGTCTGACCGTAGTAGGCGAAGCCGCCGCTATCAAGAATGTGGAAAAAGTATTGGGCAATACCGTCAAGACACTGAAAGACCCTAACTTAGCGTCTATCTTTATCGGTATCGTGCTGGGGCTGGTCGTCGGCTCTATCCCCATTGCCATTCCGGGCATTTCCTCACCCGTCAAGTTAGGTCTCGCCGGAGGTCCCATTATAGCCGGAATCCTGATAGGCTCGTACGGGCCCCGCCTGCACATGCTCACCTACACCACCCGAAGCGCCAGCCTGATGCTCCGCGGTATCGGACTTTCCCTGTATCTCGCCTGCCTGGGGTTGGATGCCGGCGCACATTTTTTCGAAACCGTGATGCGGCCTGAAGGGGCATTGTGGGTTGGTATCGGATTTATTATTACCTTTGTACCCGTAGTCATTATGGCACTGGTCGCCTTGAGGTGTTTTCATGTCGATTTCGGCAACACCTGCGGGATGCTTTGCGGAAGCATGGCAAACCCCATGGCATTGAATTATGCCAACGACATCATCCCCAACGACAACCCTGCCGTAAGTTATGCTACCGTTTATCCGTTAGGCATGTTTACCCGCGTAATCATCGCCCAGCTGATACTGATATTGTTTTTATAA
- a CDS encoding fructose-bisphosphatase class III: MKPYNQITAEIIQEDMRYLELLSHSFPTIAAASTEIINLEAILNLPKGTEHFLADLHGEYEAFQHVLRNASGAIKRKVNEIFGNTLREAEKKELCTLIYYPEQKLQLVKETENELEDWYVITLNQLVKVCQNVSSKYTRSKVRKALPEEFSYIIQELLHESSMDPNKQAYINVIISTIIDTHRADDFIVALCNLIQRLTIDTLHILGDIFDRGPGPHIIMDTLCDYHNFDIQWGNHDILWMGAASGNDCSIANVLRLAMRYGNLSVLEDGYGINLLPLATFAMETYANDPCTLFGPRIDEATNTDNQKTIRLIAQMHKAISIIQFKLEAGIIRRRPEFEMEGRMLLHRIDFDKHTVRIDGKEYPLRDTFFPTVDPKDPYRLSAEEQDIVQKLHNSFVGSEKLRKHMKCLFRYGCMYNVCNSNLLFHASMPLNADGTLKEIEILGKKYKGQSLLKRVGQLIRTAYFDENDSPEKAFALDYMWYLWCGKDSPAFDKDKMATFERYFVSDKETHVETKGYYYQLRDREDICDMILDEFGVEGEHRHIINGHVPVKAVKGEKPIKANGKLMVIDGGFSKAYQPETGIAGYTLVYHSRGFQLVQHEPFTSTQRAIEEGLDIKSTTQIVEMSAKRMMVKDTDKGKELEVQIEDLKKLLAGYRTGLIKEKAD, encoded by the coding sequence ATGAAACCCTACAACCAAATCACCGCGGAAATAATTCAGGAAGACATGCGCTACCTTGAATTGCTTTCACACAGCTTCCCGACCATAGCCGCCGCCAGCACCGAAATCATCAACCTGGAAGCGATACTCAACTTGCCCAAAGGTACCGAACACTTCCTTGCCGACCTGCACGGAGAATACGAGGCTTTCCAGCACGTGTTGCGAAACGCTTCGGGAGCCATCAAGCGGAAGGTGAACGAAATATTCGGAAACACCTTGCGCGAAGCGGAAAAAAAAGAACTCTGCACCCTCATCTATTATCCCGAACAAAAGCTGCAACTGGTGAAGGAAACGGAAAACGAATTGGAAGACTGGTATGTCATCACCCTGAACCAGCTGGTAAAGGTATGCCAGAACGTTTCGTCGAAATACACCCGGTCGAAAGTGCGGAAAGCGCTGCCCGAAGAGTTTTCATACATTATCCAAGAACTCCTGCATGAAAGCAGCATGGATCCTAACAAGCAAGCGTACATCAATGTCATCATCAGCACCATCATCGATACGCACCGCGCCGATGATTTCATCGTGGCACTATGTAACCTGATACAACGCCTCACCATCGATACGCTCCATATCCTGGGCGACATCTTCGACCGCGGTCCCGGTCCGCACATCATCATGGACACCCTGTGCGATTACCATAACTTCGACATCCAATGGGGAAACCACGACATCCTGTGGATGGGAGCGGCATCTGGAAACGATTGCAGCATCGCCAACGTATTACGCCTTGCCATGCGCTACGGAAATCTTTCCGTGCTGGAAGACGGATATGGCATCAACCTCCTGCCCCTTGCCACATTTGCCATGGAGACTTATGCCAACGACCCTTGCACACTCTTCGGACCGCGCATCGACGAAGCCACCAATACAGACAACCAGAAAACCATACGCCTCATTGCCCAGATGCACAAAGCCATCAGCATCATCCAGTTCAAGCTCGAAGCCGGAATCATCCGCCGCCGCCCCGAATTCGAAATGGAAGGAAGAATGCTGCTGCACCGCATCGACTTCGACAAGCATACGGTCCGGATAGACGGGAAGGAATACCCCTTGCGCGATACCTTCTTCCCTACCGTAGACCCCAAAGACCCTTACCGCCTGAGTGCCGAAGAGCAAGACATCGTGCAGAAACTGCACAATTCGTTTGTCGGAAGCGAGAAACTGCGCAAACACATGAAATGCCTTTTCCGTTACGGATGCATGTACAACGTATGCAACTCCAACCTGCTCTTCCATGCTTCCATGCCGCTTAACGCAGACGGCACACTGAAAGAAATAGAGATTCTGGGCAAAAAATACAAAGGGCAATCATTATTGAAACGGGTAGGCCAGCTAATCCGTACCGCCTATTTCGACGAAAACGACAGCCCCGAGAAAGCCTTCGCCCTGGATTATATGTGGTACCTGTGGTGCGGAAAAGACTCGCCTGCCTTCGACAAGGACAAGATGGCAACTTTCGAACGGTATTTCGTAAGCGACAAGGAAACCCATGTGGAAACAAAAGGGTATTACTACCAGCTACGTGACCGTGAAGACATCTGCGACATGATACTGGATGAGTTCGGCGTAGAAGGCGAACACCGCCACATCATCAACGGACACGTGCCCGTAAAAGCCGTAAAAGGCGAAAAGCCGATTAAGGCGAACGGCAAACTCATGGTGATAGACGGAGGATTCTCGAAAGCTTACCAGCCCGAAACCGGCATCGCAGGCTATACGCTGGTCTATCATTCGCGCGGCTTCCAGCTGGTTCAGCACGAACCGTTCACCTCCACCCAGCGCGCCATCGAAGAAGGGCTTGACATCAAGTCGACCACCCAAATCGTAGAAATGAGCGCCAAACGCATGATGGTGAAAGACACTGATAAAGGAAAAGAACTGGAAGTCCAAATCGAAGACCTCAAGAAACTGCTGGCAGGATACCGCACAGGGCTTATCAAGGAAAAAGCGGACTGA
- the glmS gene encoding glutamine--fructose-6-phosphate transaminase (isomerizing), with product MCGIVGYIGKRQAYPILIKGLKRLEYRGYDSAGVGLINGSNQLNIYKAKGKVLNLEETAAQKDVSGCIGIAHTRWATHGEPCQANAHPHVSQSGNLALVHNGIIENYASLRDQLKEKGYTFQSSTDTEVLVQLIDYLQNSYQIDLLEAVQVALHRVIGAYAIAIIDKRTPGRIIAARKSSPLVIGVGNDEFFLASDATPIVEYTNQVVYLQDGDIAVLETGKPLKVVNLENELQPAEIKEIDMNIGQLEKGGYPHFMLKEIFEQPECINDCMRGRVNKETHEVILSAVNDHKEHLLNARRFIIVACGTSWHAGLIGKQLIEAFCRIPVEVEYASEFRYRNPVISNEDVVIAISQSGETADTLAAIELARSKGAFVYGICNAVGSSIPRNTDSGSYIHVGPEIGVASTKAFTGQVTVLTMLALTLGHEKKLINDTTYTHIIDELVQIPDKIKEVLKQNESIARLSRIFTYAHNFLYLGRGYSYPVALEGALKLKEISYIHAEGYPAAEMKHGPIALVDTEMPVVVIATQNAMYEKIISNIQEIKARQGRIIALVNPHDTVISKLADECIEIPETLECLEPLITTVPLQLLAYHIAVCKGKDVDQPRNLAKSVTVE from the coding sequence ATGTGTGGAATTGTGGGATATATCGGGAAAAGACAAGCCTACCCGATTTTAATCAAAGGACTGAAACGGCTGGAATACCGCGGATATGACAGTGCGGGAGTAGGACTGATAAACGGTTCAAATCAATTGAACATCTATAAAGCCAAAGGCAAAGTATTGAATCTGGAAGAAACCGCTGCACAAAAAGATGTGTCAGGGTGTATCGGCATTGCTCACACACGATGGGCGACCCACGGTGAACCATGCCAAGCCAATGCCCATCCTCATGTTTCCCAATCGGGCAACCTTGCACTGGTACACAATGGCATCATCGAGAACTATGCCTCGTTACGCGACCAACTCAAAGAAAAAGGATACACGTTTCAAAGCTCTACAGATACCGAAGTGCTGGTACAACTGATAGATTACCTGCAAAATTCGTACCAGATAGATTTGTTGGAAGCGGTACAAGTCGCCCTTCACCGGGTAATCGGCGCATACGCCATTGCCATTATCGACAAACGCACCCCCGGCCGCATCATCGCCGCACGCAAAAGCAGCCCACTGGTTATCGGCGTAGGGAATGATGAATTTTTCCTTGCCTCAGACGCTACTCCCATTGTAGAATATACCAACCAAGTGGTTTACCTGCAAGACGGAGACATCGCCGTACTGGAAACGGGCAAGCCACTGAAAGTCGTCAATCTGGAAAACGAACTTCAACCGGCAGAAATCAAGGAAATAGACATGAACATCGGCCAGTTGGAAAAAGGAGGATACCCCCACTTCATGTTAAAAGAAATCTTCGAGCAACCCGAATGCATCAACGATTGCATGCGCGGAAGGGTGAACAAAGAAACGCACGAGGTAATACTTTCAGCAGTAAACGACCACAAGGAACATCTCCTGAACGCCCGCCGGTTCATTATCGTGGCATGCGGCACTTCGTGGCATGCCGGACTCATCGGGAAGCAACTCATCGAAGCTTTTTGCCGCATCCCTGTAGAAGTGGAATACGCCTCGGAATTCCGTTACAGGAATCCGGTCATCAGCAATGAAGATGTCGTCATAGCTATATCCCAATCGGGAGAAACCGCCGACACGCTCGCCGCTATCGAATTGGCACGGAGCAAAGGCGCGTTCGTATATGGCATTTGCAATGCAGTAGGTTCATCTATCCCACGCAATACAGATTCGGGCTCGTACATCCACGTAGGACCGGAAATCGGCGTAGCATCTACCAAAGCCTTTACCGGACAAGTGACGGTACTCACGATGCTTGCCCTTACGTTGGGGCATGAGAAAAAACTCATCAATGATACGACTTATACGCATATCATCGACGAGTTGGTCCAAATACCGGACAAGATAAAGGAGGTATTGAAGCAGAACGAAAGCATTGCCCGGCTTTCGCGCATCTTCACCTACGCACACAACTTCCTCTATTTAGGACGCGGATACAGCTATCCTGTGGCACTGGAGGGCGCATTGAAGCTGAAAGAGATATCCTACATCCACGCCGAAGGCTATCCCGCCGCCGAAATGAAGCACGGCCCCATCGCATTGGTAGACACGGAGATGCCCGTAGTGGTCATAGCCACCCAAAACGCAATGTATGAAAAGATTATCAGCAACATTCAGGAAATCAAAGCCCGCCAGGGACGCATCATCGCACTGGTAAATCCCCATGATACGGTCATCAGCAAACTGGCGGACGAATGCATCGAAATCCCAGAAACCTTAGAGTGTCTGGAACCTTTGATAACCACCGTCCCTTTGCAATTATTGGCATATCATATCGCCGTATGCAAAGGGAAAGACGTAGACCAGCCTCGGAATTTGGCAAAGTCTGTCACGGTGGAATAA
- a CDS encoding transglutaminase-like domain-containing protein: MKKALKVIGYALAGLILIVVLAALLIRFVFKEQMIAYVSKIEEKERIDLLRHATPYASDTVRYRFVYRQDTIQAQKIHAYFRLDTLLTDSSATTWDKTLTLATFVASHIPHANQTKYPQKSNAIDLWEYTRKVEPAFNCRLHAILLHELMLAEGITNRFVTCLPADTLDSDCHVVNLVWLPEQNKWAMIDSDMQAWISNPEGTPLSLAEMRERYISGSSMQIHPLLDGTKEDFNYDYYRSYWAKNLYWFICWEETGYGKEDSMEGRQITLAPAGFTDPDARPSDVHTTDAERFWAAPNPI, translated from the coding sequence ATGAAAAAAGCATTGAAAGTTATCGGCTATGCATTAGCCGGACTGATTCTTATCGTGGTTCTCGCCGCTTTACTTATCCGCTTCGTTTTCAAGGAACAAATGATAGCGTATGTGTCTAAAATTGAGGAAAAAGAACGCATTGATTTACTCCGCCACGCCACGCCATACGCTTCCGACACGGTACGCTACCGTTTCGTTTATCGGCAAGACACGATTCAGGCACAAAAGATACATGCGTATTTCCGTCTCGACACCTTATTGACCGATTCTTCCGCTACTACATGGGATAAAACACTCACTTTGGCAACGTTCGTAGCAAGCCACATCCCGCACGCCAACCAAACAAAATATCCTCAAAAGAGTAATGCCATCGACCTTTGGGAGTATACACGCAAGGTGGAACCTGCCTTTAATTGCCGCCTGCATGCCATTCTGTTACATGAACTGATGCTTGCGGAAGGTATCACCAACCGTTTCGTCACCTGCCTTCCGGCCGATACGCTTGATTCCGATTGCCATGTGGTAAACCTGGTTTGGCTTCCCGAACAAAACAAATGGGCCATGATAGACTCGGACATGCAAGCATGGATAAGCAATCCCGAAGGCACTCCTTTGTCTTTGGCAGAGATGCGGGAACGGTATATCTCCGGCTCGTCGATGCAAATCCATCCCTTGCTCGACGGCACAAAAGAAGATTTCAATTATGATTATTATCGTTCGTATTGGGCAAAGAATCTTTATTGGTTCATCTGTTGGGAAGAAACCGGATACGGCAAAGAGGATAGTATGGAAGGACGTCAAATCACATTGGCACCTGCCGGATTCACTGACCCTGACGCCCGTCCTTCGGACGTACACACAACGGATGCCGAGCGTTTTTGGGCAGCTCCTAATCCGATATAA
- a CDS encoding class I SAM-dependent rRNA methyltransferase produces MNVSYKRVYLKSGKEESLKRFHPWIFSGAIAYAEGEPEEGEVVDVYTSKKEFIACGHFQIGSIAVRVLSFAQETVDHAFWVRKLESARALRVALGLIGNPQTDTYRLVHGEGDNLPGLIIDIYGSTAVMQAHSAGMHVCRLEIADALIQVMGDTVRNIYYKSETTLPFKADLLAKENGFIKGGSTDNVAMENGLRFHVDWLKGQKTGFFVDQRENRHLLERYASGRNVLNMFCYTGGFSFYAMRGGAKLVHSVDSSAKAIDLTNENVKLNFPDDPRHQAYAEDAFKFLDRMGDQYDLIILDPPAFAKHRDALRNALRGYTKLNAKAFEKIRPGGILFTFSCSQVVTKENFRNAVFTAAAQAGRSVRILHQLTQPGDHPVNIYHPEGEYLKGLVLYVE; encoded by the coding sequence ATGAACGTGTCATATAAAAGAGTTTATTTGAAGTCCGGAAAGGAAGAATCGCTGAAGCGTTTCCATCCGTGGATTTTTTCGGGAGCCATCGCTTATGCAGAAGGAGAACCTGAAGAGGGGGAAGTGGTAGATGTCTATACATCGAAGAAAGAGTTTATCGCTTGCGGGCATTTCCAGATAGGGAGCATTGCCGTGCGTGTATTATCGTTTGCGCAAGAAACCGTTGACCATGCCTTTTGGGTGCGCAAGTTGGAGTCTGCCCGTGCCTTGCGTGTGGCGTTGGGCCTGATAGGCAATCCGCAAACCGATACGTACCGTTTGGTGCATGGCGAGGGTGATAATTTGCCCGGGTTGATTATCGATATTTATGGAAGCACGGCGGTGATGCAGGCCCATTCGGCAGGGATGCATGTATGTCGGCTGGAGATAGCCGATGCGCTAATCCAAGTAATGGGTGATACGGTCCGGAACATTTATTACAAATCGGAAACAACCCTTCCTTTCAAGGCGGATTTGTTGGCGAAAGAGAATGGCTTTATCAAGGGAGGAAGCACGGATAATGTAGCGATGGAGAACGGATTAAGGTTCCATGTAGATTGGCTGAAAGGGCAAAAGACAGGATTTTTCGTCGACCAGCGTGAAAACCGGCATTTGTTGGAGCGGTATGCCTCGGGACGGAACGTGTTGAACATGTTCTGCTATACGGGCGGATTCTCTTTTTATGCCATGCGCGGAGGGGCGAAACTGGTGCATTCGGTAGACAGTTCGGCTAAAGCAATTGACTTGACCAACGAGAATGTGAAATTGAATTTCCCCGATGACCCGCGCCATCAGGCTTATGCTGAAGACGCTTTCAAGTTCCTCGACCGGATGGGTGACCAATACGATTTGATTATTCTTGACCCTCCTGCTTTTGCCAAACACCGGGACGCACTCCGCAATGCCTTGCGCGGTTATACAAAATTGAATGCCAAAGCCTTTGAGAAGATTCGCCCCGGCGGTATCTTGTTTACTTTCTCTTGCTCACAGGTAGTGACGAAAGAGAATTTCCGTAATGCGGTATTTACCGCGGCGGCTCAGGCGGGGAGAAGCGTCCGTATTTTGCATCAGCTGACCCAGCCGGGAGACCATCCGGTAAATATTTACCATCCCGAAGGCGAATACCTGAAAGGCCTGGTGTTGTATGTAGAATAA
- a CDS encoding 3'-5' exonuclease yields MIILRNKISKEQIANMPKENFSGRIFVIYTESEARKAVRYLNTHSVVGVDTETRPSFKRGTVHKVALLQIATHDTCFLFRLNHLGLPDFLEEFLQNNVLKVGLSLRDDFAMLRKRNQGDPRDGNWIELQDYVPRFGIEEKSLQKIYALLFGKKISKTQRLSNWEADVLTEAQQLYAATDAWACVEIYTYLEELRSHGNYQVEKVEEADAE; encoded by the coding sequence ATGATAATATTACGGAATAAAATTTCAAAAGAACAAATAGCCAATATGCCGAAGGAGAATTTCTCCGGACGTATCTTTGTGATTTATACCGAATCCGAGGCGCGGAAGGCGGTAAGGTATCTTAATACCCATTCGGTTGTAGGAGTGGATACGGAGACACGCCCTTCGTTTAAAAGAGGGACGGTACATAAGGTGGCTCTCTTGCAGATAGCTACGCATGATACCTGTTTCTTGTTTCGCCTGAACCACTTGGGGCTTCCCGATTTCTTGGAGGAGTTCTTACAAAATAATGTGTTGAAGGTCGGGCTTTCCTTGCGTGATGATTTTGCGATGTTGCGCAAAAGGAACCAGGGAGACCCGCGGGACGGTAATTGGATTGAACTGCAAGATTATGTGCCGCGCTTCGGTATCGAAGAAAAGAGCTTGCAGAAGATTTACGCATTGCTTTTCGGCAAGAAGATTTCGAAAACGCAGCGTTTGTCGAACTGGGAAGCGGACGTACTGACCGAAGCCCAGCAGCTCTATGCCGCTACCGATGCATGGGCATGCGTGGAGATTTACACTTATCTGGAAGAACTCCGCAGCCATGGGAATTATCAGGTAGAGAAGGTGGAGGAAGCAGATGCTGAATAG